The nucleotide sequence ATGTAAAAATTTGTAAAGGAGTAGGGGAATTATGAGTAAAATTGATTTTAACATTGCTGACAAAATACTTGATTCTTATAACAGAAATCAATCTTCTCTTATTGCTATTATGCAGGATCTTCAGGCAGAGTTTCATTATTTACCTGAAGAAATTCTTGAATATATTGCAAAAGGTTTGGATATAAGTATTGCGAAGGTATATGGAGTAGCCACTTTCTATGAAAATTTTTCTTTGGAACCAAAAGGAAAATATATCATTAAAATATGCGATGGTACAGCATGCCACGTAAGAAAGTCTA is from Oscillospiraceae bacterium and encodes:
- a CDS encoding NAD(P)H-dependent oxidoreductase subunit E → MSKIDFNIADKILDSYNRNQSSLIAIMQDLQAEFHYLPEEILEYIAKGLDISIAKVYGVATFYENFSLEPKGKYIIKICDGTACHVRKSIPILETLRKELGLSDKKHTTDDMLFTVETVSCLGACGLAPAVMVNDTVHGSMTPEKAIEMLEKIREEEKNNG